The sequence TCAATTTCATTCGGGTAGACATTAAACCCGGAGACCAGAATCATATCTTTTTTACGGTCGACGATTTTGATAAATCCGTCTTCCGAAATCTCCGCGATATCGCCGGTTTTTAACCAACCCTCCTTATCCAACACATTTGCCGTCTCATCTTCCCGGTGCCAATAGCCTTGCATAACCTGGGGCCCGCGCACGCATAATTCGCCCGCTTGATCGACCACGGTATTGCCGTTTTCATCAATCAATTTGACCTCTGTTTCTGGTAAAGCCGAACCCACGTACCCCTGGCGGATATGGCCGGGCCTGTTCCCAGCAACCACCGGTGATGTCTCCGTGAGACCATATCCTTCACAAACCTCGCAACCGGTCATTTTTTCCCAACAGGAAGCTGCGGCCTCATTCAGTGCCATGCCGCCGGCTGACGATACATCCAATGCAGAAAAGTCTAAAGATTTAAAAGGTTCATACCTGCACAGAGCGGTATACAGGGTGTTGATACCCACAAAAACGGTAAATTTGTGCGGCTTCAATGCTTTTACCATGGATGCCAGATCCCTCGGATTAGGGATTAACACGTTGTGTCCACCGTTCGAAAAAGCGCAAAGCCCATGCAGATTTAATGCATAAATGTGGTAGAGCGGCAGGCAACACACGTAAATTTCTTTACTTTCGTCGAACGCTTCCGGGATAAACGACACCATTTGCCAAACGTTTTCCGCCATGTTGCGATGGCTCAGCATGGCTCCCTTGGCAAGCCCGGTGGTTCCGCCTGTGTATTGCAGAATTAACAGTGTTTCAGGGTCTGGAACGACTTTTGGAAAGGCGTCACCATGAC comes from Teredinibacter turnerae and encodes:
- a CDS encoding AMP-binding protein, yielding MVALIPRYKNVLEILDHAFTSYGHSPAYSCLGQSMTYAQLDELSLRAARYFRNVLGLQEGDRIAIQLPNLLQYPVVLYGAFRAGLVVVNINPLYTPREIKHQLVDSGSRALVVLSNIAHNAAEIVRETAVEAVIVTDIGDCHGFVKRTLMNFVVKHVKKMVPPFHFPNSISFDDIVASHGDAFPKVVPDPETLLILQYTGGTTGLAKGAMLSHRNMAENVWQMVSFIPEAFDESKEIYVCCLPLYHIYALNLHGLCAFSNGGHNVLIPNPRDLASMVKALKPHKFTVFVGINTLYTALCRYEPFKSLDFSALDVSSAGGMALNEAAASCWEKMTGCEVCEGYGLTETSPVVAGNRPGHIRQGYVGSALPETEVKLIDENGNTVVDQAGELCVRGPQVMQGYWHREDETANVLDKEGWLKTGDIAEISEDGFIKIVDRKKDMILVSGFNVYPNEIEDTVTQLPEVLEAAAIGVPNEKCGEVVKLFVVAADETLSSQQIVDFCRKNLTAYKVPKEIEFRESLPKSNVGKILRKDLRSTEHNN